From the Corythoichthys intestinalis isolate RoL2023-P3 chromosome 13, ASM3026506v1, whole genome shotgun sequence genome, one window contains:
- the LOC130928038 gene encoding gastrula zinc finger protein XlCGF57.1-like isoform X3 has product MFARTTPAAEKFQEELCGLKEEPPRHHDSTMCKMMHAKVVLRRLEDLCVSQAHCLEHQESSFVKGEEEESPYIKEEESIHNKGFSKYLCPDAQQLKREVQIPIKKKEVELTYIKEEDDITMSTGEPLNSEDSPSEASGAMEPPSSSSTEGSQAHIFITPSDRNGATSLSPYKDDGQKKSHRDDKLCKCSQCGKTFVNNYSCRMHMRSHTGKKTFSCSICGQGFNRKQNLKIHTRTHTGEKPFSCSVCGKRFTQKSDLNKHTRTHTGEKPFSCSVCGQKFTQKSHLNQHTRIHTGEKPFSCLACGKTFSSKNILKVHTRTHTGEKPFSCSVCGKGFSHKNALKVHTRTHTGEKPFSCSVCGKKYTHKSHLNQHKRTHTGEKPFSCLACGKTFSYKNILKVHTRTHTGEKPFSCLVCGHSFSTNTKLQIHTRTHTGEKPFSCLDCGQEFSRKSTLKLHARTHTGEKPFSCSVCGHSFSEKAKLQIHTRTHTGEKPFSCSVCGQGFTQIQNLKIHTRTHTGEKPFSCSVCGQGFTQIQHLKIHTRTHTGEKPFSCLDCGQAFSYKSALRVHTRTHTGEKPFSCSVCGEKFARKDWIKRHVCVGVRSSGK; this is encoded by the exons atCTATGTGTCAGCCAAGCCCATTGTCTTGAGCACCAGGAGTCTTCATTCGTCAAGGGGGAGGAGGAAGAGTCGCCATACATCAAGGAGGAAGAGTCCATTCACAATAAAG gtttcagcAAATATCTTTGTCCTGACGCTCAACAGCTAAAGAGAGAAGTACAAATTCCAATCAAAAAGAAGGAGGTAGAGCTGACATATATTAAAGAGGAGGACGATATCACCATGTCgactggtgagcccttgaaTAGCGAGGATAGTCCGAGTGAGGCCAGCGGAGCGATGGAGCCTCCaagcagcagctcaacagaaggaTCGCAAGCACACATTTTCATCACACCATCAGATAGAAATGGCGCCACGTCACTCTCACCTTACAAAGATGATGGTCAGAAGAAATCTCACCGTGACGACAAACtctgcaaatgctctcagtgtgggaaaacctttgTTAATAATTATAGTTGTCGTATGCATATGAGGAGCCacactggaaaaaaaactttttcctgctcaatttgtggtcaaggattcaatagaaagcaaaacttgaaaatacacacaagaacccacactggtgaaaaacctttttcctgctcagtttgtggaaaaagattcactcagaagagcgacttaaacaaacacacaagaacccacactggtgaaaaacctttttcatgctcagtttgtggtcaaaaattcacTCAGAAGAGCCACTTAAATCaacacacaagaatccacaccggtgaaaaacctttttcctgcttagCTTGTGGTAAAACATTCAGTTCCAAAAACAtcttaaaagtacacacaagaacccacactggtgaaaaacctttttcctgctcagtttgtggtaaaggATTCAGTCATAAGAATGccttaaaagtacacacaagaacccacactggtgaaaaacctttttcctgctcagtttgtggtaaaaaatacactcataagagccacttaaatcaacacaaaagaacccacactggcgaaaaacctttttcctgcttagCTTGTGGTAAAACATTCAGTTACAAAAACAtcttaaaagtacacacaagaacccacactggtgaaaaacctttttcctgcttagtTTGTGGTCACAGTTTCAGTACAAATACAAAGTTACAAATACACACAaggacccacactggtgaaaaacctttttcctgcttagATTGTGGTCAAGAATTCAGTCGTAAGAGTACCTTAAAACTACacgcaagaacccacactggtgaaaaacctttttcctgctcagtttgtggtcacagTTTCAGTGAAAAGGCAAAGTtacaaatacacacaagaacccatactggtgaaaaacctttttcctgctcagtttgtggtcaaggattcactcaaattcaaaacttaaaaatacacacaagaacccacactggtgaaaaacctttttcctgctcagtttgtggtcaaggattcactcaaattcaacacttaaaaatacacacaagaacccacactggtgaaaaacctttttcctgcttagATTGTGGTCAAGCATTCAGTTATAAGAGTGCCTTAagagtacacacaagaacccacactggcgaaaaacctttttcctgctcagtttgtggtgaaAAATTCGCTCGCAAGGATTGGATTAAGAGACACGTGTGTGTTGGTGTGAGAAGCAGTGGCAAATGA
- the LOC130928038 gene encoding gastrula zinc finger protein XlCGF57.1-like isoform X2, whose translation MFARTTPAAEKFQEELCGLKEEPPRHHDSTMCKMMHAKVVLRRLEGADVAVGNDLCVSQAHCLEHQESSFVKGEEEESPYIKEEESIHNKGFSKYLCPDAQQLKREVQIPIKKKEVELTYIKEEDDITMSTGEPLNSEDSPSEASGAMEPPSSSSTEGSQAHIFITPSDRNGATSLSPYKDDGQKKSHRDDKLCKCSQCGKTFVNNYSCRMHMRSHTGKKTFSCSICGQGFNRKQNLKIHTRTHTGEKPFSCSVCGKRFTQKSDLNKHTRTHTGEKPFSCSVCGQKFTQKSHLNQHTRIHTGEKPFSCLACGKTFSSKNILKVHTRTHTGEKPFSCSVCGKGFSHKNALKVHTRTHTGEKPFSCSVCGKKYTHKSHLNQHKRTHTGEKPFSCLACGKTFSYKNILKVHTRTHTGEKPFSCLVCGHSFSTNTKLQIHTRTHTGEKPFSCLDCGQEFSRKSTLKLHARTHTGEKPFSCSVCGHSFSEKAKLQIHTRTHTGEKPFSCSVCGQGFTQIQNLKIHTRTHTGEKPFSCSVCGQGFTQIQHLKIHTRTHTGEKPFSCLDCGQAFSYKSALRVHTRTHTGEKPFSCSVCGEKFARKDWIKRHVCVGVRSSGK comes from the exons atCTATGTGTCAGCCAAGCCCATTGTCTTGAGCACCAGGAGTCTTCATTCGTCAAGGGGGAGGAGGAAGAGTCGCCATACATCAAGGAGGAAGAGTCCATTCACAATAAAG gtttcagcAAATATCTTTGTCCTGACGCTCAACAGCTAAAGAGAGAAGTACAAATTCCAATCAAAAAGAAGGAGGTAGAGCTGACATATATTAAAGAGGAGGACGATATCACCATGTCgactggtgagcccttgaaTAGCGAGGATAGTCCGAGTGAGGCCAGCGGAGCGATGGAGCCTCCaagcagcagctcaacagaaggaTCGCAAGCACACATTTTCATCACACCATCAGATAGAAATGGCGCCACGTCACTCTCACCTTACAAAGATGATGGTCAGAAGAAATCTCACCGTGACGACAAACtctgcaaatgctctcagtgtgggaaaacctttgTTAATAATTATAGTTGTCGTATGCATATGAGGAGCCacactggaaaaaaaactttttcctgctcaatttgtggtcaaggattcaatagaaagcaaaacttgaaaatacacacaagaacccacactggtgaaaaacctttttcctgctcagtttgtggaaaaagattcactcagaagagcgacttaaacaaacacacaagaacccacactggtgaaaaacctttttcatgctcagtttgtggtcaaaaattcacTCAGAAGAGCCACTTAAATCaacacacaagaatccacaccggtgaaaaacctttttcctgcttagCTTGTGGTAAAACATTCAGTTCCAAAAACAtcttaaaagtacacacaagaacccacactggtgaaaaacctttttcctgctcagtttgtggtaaaggATTCAGTCATAAGAATGccttaaaagtacacacaagaacccacactggtgaaaaacctttttcctgctcagtttgtggtaaaaaatacactcataagagccacttaaatcaacacaaaagaacccacactggcgaaaaacctttttcctgcttagCTTGTGGTAAAACATTCAGTTACAAAAACAtcttaaaagtacacacaagaacccacactggtgaaaaacctttttcctgcttagtTTGTGGTCACAGTTTCAGTACAAATACAAAGTTACAAATACACACAaggacccacactggtgaaaaacctttttcctgcttagATTGTGGTCAAGAATTCAGTCGTAAGAGTACCTTAAAACTACacgcaagaacccacactggtgaaaaacctttttcctgctcagtttgtggtcacagTTTCAGTGAAAAGGCAAAGTtacaaatacacacaagaacccatactggtgaaaaacctttttcctgctcagtttgtggtcaaggattcactcaaattcaaaacttaaaaatacacacaagaacccacactggtgaaaaacctttttcctgctcagtttgtggtcaaggattcactcaaattcaacacttaaaaatacacacaagaacccacactggtgaaaaacctttttcctgcttagATTGTGGTCAAGCATTCAGTTATAAGAGTGCCTTAagagtacacacaagaacccacactggcgaaaaacctttttcctgctcagtttgtggtgaaAAATTCGCTCGCAAGGATTGGATTAAGAGACACGTGTGTGTTGGTGTGAGAAGCAGTGGCAAATGA